One genomic region from Tripterygium wilfordii isolate XIE 37 chromosome 20, ASM1340144v1, whole genome shotgun sequence encodes:
- the LOC119986886 gene encoding zinc finger BED domain-containing protein RICESLEEPER 2-like, with protein sequence MTNLENMPTLGSSHQQSVSSSPTAISISGATQSNPSNPIAIDDDQQETAEGGLFETKKRKKTSAVWLGFKDVMGKDGVKRAECIHCKARLVISGGTTTHFKRHLDGCTRRKVNLKSQKMLNLIPSPVNKEVGIVSNFQYDQGKMRESIAHFILMHEHPFTIVGQEGFNLMMKTSTPHFQGISRATAKNDCMAVYEMMKIKLKATLKNVNKISLTTDLWRSNQQIEYMVVTGHFVDVDWKLQKRVLSFVNVPPPRGGVDIADALFKCMNEWRSVDNASYNDVAIRTLKTTLSRTQKLLLGGRLFHVRCCAHILNLLVQDGLRVVEDIIHNVRESVKFVKQSDSRLLKFSEIVKQLQLPYRKLILDCPTRWNSTFEMLSIALKFKDAFPLFKEREPQYKYLPSFEDWDMTEDMPQEVVLPI encoded by the exons ATGACAAATCTAGAGAACATGCCAACATTGGGGTCTTCCCATCAACAATCTGTTTCAAGCTCTCCTACTGCAATTTCAATATCTGGTGCTACACAGAGCAATCCGAGTAATCCTATTGCTATTGATGATGATCAACAAGAGACTGCAGAAGGTGGCCTGTTTGAgacgaagaaaaggaaaaaaacatcTGCAGTTTGGTTGGGGTTCAAGGATGTAATGGGGAAAGATGGAGTGAAGAGAGCAGAGTGCATTCATTGCAAGGCAAGGCTGGTTATTAGTGGAGGCACTACCACTCATTTCAAGAGGCATCTAGATGGATGTACAAGAAGGAAAGTAAATTTGAAATCACAGAAGATGCTGAACTTGATTCCATCTCCAGTGAACAAGGAAGTAGGTATTGTTTCTAATTTTCAATATGATCAAGGAAAAATGAGAGAATCAATTGCACATTTTATTCTCATGCATGAGCATCCTTTCACAATTGTGGGGCAAGAGGGTTTTAATTTAATGATGAAAACTAGCACCCCACATTTTCAGGGCATTAGTCGTGCTACTGCTAAAAATGATTGTATGGCTGTGTATGAGATGATGAAAATTAAGTTGAAGGCAACGTTGAAGAATGTGAACAAAATTAGCTTGACTACTGATCTTTGGAGATCAAATcaacaaatagagtatatgGTGGTTACTGGGCATTTTGTTGATGTCGATTGGAAATTACAGAAGCGGGTTCTTAGTTTTGTGAATGTGCCTCCTCCACGTGGaggtgttgatattgctgatgCTCTGTTTAAATGCATGAATGAGTGGAGGTCGGTTGATAATGCTTCTTATAATGATGTTGCTATTAGAACTTTGAAAACTACATTATCTAGAACTCAGAAGTTGTTGCTTGGAGGTCGGTTGTTCCATGTTCGTTGTTGTGCACATATATTAAATCTTCTTGTGCAAGATGGCCTTAGGGTTGTAGAAGATATCATCCATAATGTTAGGGAGAGTGTTAAATTTGTGAAACAATCTGATTCTCGGCTTCTCAAGTTTAGTGAGATTGTTAAACAATTGCAGTTGCCTTATAGAAAGCTGATTTTGGATTGTCCCACACGTTGGAACTCCACATTTGAGATGTTATCTATTGCATTGAAATTCAAGGATGCATTCCCTCTTTTCAAAGAAAGGGAACCCCAATACAAATATCTGCCAAGTTTTGAAGATTGGGATATG ACTGAAGACATGCCTCAAGAGGTTGTGTTGCCTATTTGA